One Cellulosimicrobium protaetiae genomic region harbors:
- a CDS encoding DEAD/DEAH box helicase, whose product MTTTDATPDVSADATTVAASVHADNTTFADFGVRQEIVDALSDAGIVQPFPIQAMTLPVAMSGHDIIGQAKTGTGKTLGFGVPLLHRVVAPGEPGFDELPSPGKPQALVVVPTRELAVQVANDLTTASKRRSVRIVQLYGGRAYEPQVEALTRGVEVVVGTPGRMIDLMNQGHLNLTRAATVVLDEADEMLDLGFLPDVEKILARTPAQRHTMLFSATMPGAVVSMARRYMKQPTHIRANDPDDGGQTVKNIEQVVYRAHALDKVEMLARILQAEGRGRTIVFARTKRTAAKVADELVDRGFAAGSIHGDLGQGAREQALRAFRNGKIDVLVATDVAARGIDVEDVTHVVNYQCPEDEKTYLHRTGRTGRAGNKGTAVTFVDWDDIPRWSLIDKALDLGIPEPVETYSSSPHLYTDLHIPEGTKGRLPKERRTLAGLEAEEIEDLGETGKRHTPAGGSRGRQGGRSDGGRGRSEGERGRSGGQGRSGGRRAEGERSGGRAEGEQADATAQGAQPEGGERRRRSRNRRRTRGGRPVEQQGGGAPAAQPAE is encoded by the coding sequence GTGACCACCACAGACGCGACCCCTGACGTGAGCGCGGACGCGACGACCGTCGCAGCGAGCGTCCACGCGGACAACACCACCTTCGCCGACTTCGGCGTGCGCCAGGAGATCGTCGACGCGCTCTCCGACGCGGGGATCGTCCAGCCGTTCCCCATCCAGGCGATGACGCTCCCGGTCGCCATGTCCGGCCACGACATCATCGGCCAGGCCAAGACCGGTACCGGCAAGACCCTCGGCTTCGGCGTGCCGCTCCTGCACCGCGTCGTCGCCCCGGGTGAGCCCGGCTTCGACGAGCTGCCCTCCCCCGGCAAGCCGCAGGCGCTCGTCGTCGTCCCGACGCGCGAGCTCGCGGTCCAGGTCGCGAACGACCTCACCACGGCCTCGAAGCGCCGCTCGGTGCGCATCGTCCAGCTCTACGGCGGGCGCGCCTACGAGCCCCAGGTCGAGGCTCTGACGCGCGGCGTCGAGGTCGTCGTCGGCACGCCGGGCCGCATGATCGACCTCATGAACCAGGGCCACCTCAACCTCACGCGCGCCGCGACCGTGGTCCTCGACGAGGCGGACGAGATGCTCGACCTCGGGTTCCTCCCGGACGTCGAGAAGATCCTGGCGCGCACGCCCGCGCAGCGGCACACGATGCTCTTCTCGGCGACCATGCCGGGCGCCGTCGTCTCGATGGCGCGCCGGTACATGAAGCAGCCGACGCACATCCGCGCGAACGACCCGGACGACGGCGGCCAGACGGTCAAGAACATCGAGCAGGTCGTCTACCGCGCGCACGCGCTGGACAAGGTCGAGATGCTCGCGCGCATCCTCCAGGCCGAGGGCCGCGGCCGCACGATCGTGTTCGCCCGGACCAAGCGGACCGCGGCGAAGGTCGCGGACGAGCTCGTCGACCGCGGCTTCGCCGCCGGCTCGATCCACGGCGACCTCGGGCAGGGCGCGCGCGAGCAGGCGCTGCGCGCGTTCCGCAACGGCAAGATCGACGTGCTCGTCGCGACGGACGTCGCGGCGCGCGGCATCGACGTCGAGGACGTCACGCACGTCGTGAACTACCAGTGCCCCGAGGACGAGAAGACCTACCTGCACCGCACCGGCCGCACCGGCCGCGCGGGCAACAAGGGCACCGCGGTGACGTTCGTCGACTGGGACGACATCCCCCGCTGGTCGCTCATCGACAAGGCCCTCGACCTCGGCATCCCGGAGCCGGTCGAGACGTACTCGAGCTCGCCGCACCTGTACACCGACCTGCACATCCCCGAGGGCACGAAGGGCCGCCTCCCGAAGGAGCGGCGCACGCTCGCGGGGCTCGAGGCGGAGGAGATCGAGGACCTCGGCGAGACCGGCAAGCGACACACGCCGGCCGGTGGTTCGCGGGGTCGCCAGGGCGGCAGGTCCGACGGCGGTCGCGGACGCTCCGAGGGCGAGCGCGGTCGGTCCGGCGGCCAGGGCCGTTCCGGCGGGCGTCGCGCGGAGGGTGAGCGCTCGGGCGGTCGTGCCGAGGGCGAGCAGGCCGACGCCACCGCCCAGGGCGCGCAGCCCGAGGGCGGCGAGCGTCGCCGTCGGTCCCGCAACCGCCGCCGCACGCGCGGTGGTCGCCCCGTCGAGCAGCAGGGCGGCGGCGCGCCGGCCGCCCAGCCCGCCGAGTAG
- a CDS encoding family 20 glycosylhydrolase, translating to MTPSSTPRHLHRAHPPRAARTRRLGAGLAVLLALGTLPALAPASGAEPGPPPADATDLALVPRPAEVALQEGPGFVVAPTTRVVAAGDAAPVGEYLADLLRPSTGFEVPVDGAGSGDGAVELVVTPEPGLDETESERYALAVTDDGVRLESPTAAGLFRGVQTLRQLLPAQIEAGTVQAETWSLPAVEIADEPRFAYRSSMLDTARRFYPVEDVKRYIDQMALYKLNTLHLHLTDDQGWRIVVDDLPALTEIGGQTQSGWAPGTNTGDPWFYSKADYAEIVDYAASRYIEVVPEIDGPGHTLAAQAAIGSLNCDGQPKAPYYGFDVGNPMVCATPENAANVRVYLEKVIASVAAQNPGRYLHLGGDEVPDPPAGWYEAYTATANEIATAHGKTIVGWHQWAQGSTLPAGSLMQYWGVASRNRPTIGTANESVDVREVRTALAAGARLVVSPADRAYTDMKYDASTPYGLQWAAIVNLRRAYDWDPLTELSSTDGSVHLATEEQVAGVEASLWADRAYRGSSSLPTSHDQFIPPAVYTDHMTFPRMPAIAEVAWSPAGRDYDEFVQRLVPHGERWTELGYGWYRAPDVAWEPVEPVEPELVHHWAFDEGTGTGARDAVTGDEAAVDGARWVPAPQGGGLALDGVDDGVRLDADPVEGSWTLAVWVKRTDPRRSSVLVSDATAGVRTAVKLEQYRDTGRVGLTRLGVADDVSGYATPLDEWVHLALTADGATTRVYADGVEVGQVPATATLGIDQLGRLWDAPGWPGATDAAAMEVDDLRVYTGALDAQAVADLYSEVSPEEGPHVEVEAQVRCLAGRAAVAVRALNTDDTTLDVVLATPWGTRTVAAVAPGASAYQTFSTRSVSVPASTATVTARVAGALDGPPTVVDVDLAATACG from the coding sequence GTGACACCGTCGTCCACGCCCCGCCACCTCCACCGTGCCCACCCGCCCCGAGCTGCGCGCACGCGCCGCCTCGGTGCCGGGCTCGCCGTCCTGCTCGCGCTCGGGACGCTCCCCGCGCTCGCCCCGGCGTCCGGCGCCGAGCCAGGCCCGCCGCCCGCCGACGCGACCGACCTCGCGCTCGTCCCGCGCCCCGCGGAGGTCGCGCTCCAGGAGGGGCCCGGCTTCGTCGTCGCCCCCACGACCCGTGTCGTCGCCGCGGGCGACGCCGCCCCCGTCGGCGAGTACCTCGCCGACCTCCTGCGGCCGTCGACCGGATTCGAGGTGCCCGTCGACGGCGCCGGGAGCGGCGACGGAGCGGTCGAGCTCGTCGTCACCCCCGAGCCCGGGCTCGACGAGACGGAGTCCGAGCGGTACGCGCTCGCGGTGACGGACGACGGCGTGCGCCTCGAGTCGCCGACCGCCGCGGGGCTCTTCCGCGGCGTCCAGACGCTGCGTCAGCTCCTGCCCGCGCAGATCGAGGCCGGCACAGTCCAGGCGGAGACCTGGTCCCTGCCGGCGGTCGAGATCGCCGACGAGCCGCGCTTCGCGTACCGCTCGTCCATGCTCGACACCGCACGCCGGTTCTACCCGGTGGAGGACGTCAAGCGGTACATCGACCAGATGGCGCTCTACAAGCTCAACACGCTGCACCTGCACCTCACCGACGACCAGGGCTGGCGCATCGTCGTCGACGACCTCCCCGCCCTCACGGAGATCGGTGGGCAGACGCAGAGCGGCTGGGCGCCGGGGACCAACACGGGCGACCCCTGGTTCTACTCGAAGGCCGACTACGCCGAGATCGTCGACTACGCGGCGTCGCGGTACATCGAGGTCGTGCCGGAGATCGACGGTCCCGGCCACACGCTCGCCGCGCAGGCCGCGATCGGCTCCCTCAACTGCGACGGGCAGCCGAAGGCGCCGTACTACGGGTTCGACGTCGGCAACCCGATGGTCTGCGCGACGCCCGAGAACGCCGCGAACGTGCGCGTCTACCTCGAGAAGGTCATCGCCTCGGTCGCGGCGCAGAACCCCGGCCGCTACCTCCACCTCGGCGGCGACGAGGTGCCGGACCCGCCCGCCGGCTGGTACGAGGCGTACACCGCGACGGCCAACGAGATCGCGACGGCGCACGGCAAGACGATCGTCGGCTGGCACCAGTGGGCGCAGGGCTCCACGCTCCCGGCCGGCAGCCTGATGCAGTACTGGGGCGTCGCGTCCCGCAACCGGCCCACGATCGGCACCGCGAACGAGTCGGTCGACGTGCGGGAGGTCCGCACGGCCCTCGCCGCGGGCGCGCGCCTCGTGGTCTCGCCCGCCGACCGGGCCTACACGGACATGAAGTACGACGCGTCGACGCCCTACGGGCTCCAGTGGGCGGCGATCGTCAACCTCCGCCGGGCCTACGACTGGGACCCCCTGACCGAGCTGTCGAGCACGGACGGCAGCGTGCACCTCGCGACCGAGGAGCAGGTGGCCGGGGTCGAGGCGTCGCTGTGGGCCGACCGCGCCTACCGGGGCAGCAGCAGCCTGCCCACGAGCCACGACCAGTTCATCCCGCCCGCCGTGTACACCGACCACATGACCTTCCCGCGGATGCCCGCCATCGCCGAGGTCGCGTGGTCGCCCGCGGGGCGCGACTACGACGAGTTCGTGCAGCGGCTCGTGCCCCACGGCGAGCGGTGGACCGAGCTCGGCTACGGCTGGTACCGGGCACCGGACGTCGCCTGGGAGCCGGTCGAGCCCGTCGAGCCGGAGCTCGTCCACCACTGGGCGTTCGACGAGGGCACCGGGACCGGCGCACGCGACGCCGTCACGGGGGACGAGGCAGCGGTCGACGGCGCGCGCTGGGTCCCCGCGCCGCAGGGCGGCGGCCTCGCGCTCGACGGCGTCGACGACGGCGTGCGGCTCGACGCGGACCCGGTCGAGGGGTCCTGGACGCTGGCCGTCTGGGTGAAGCGCACGGACCCCCGACGCAGCTCCGTCCTCGTCTCGGACGCGACGGCAGGCGTCCGGACCGCCGTCAAGCTCGAGCAGTACCGGGACACCGGACGGGTCGGGCTCACGCGCCTCGGGGTCGCCGACGACGTCTCCGGGTACGCGACCCCGCTGGACGAGTGGGTGCACCTGGCCCTCACCGCGGACGGCGCCACGACACGGGTCTACGCCGACGGTGTCGAGGTGGGCCAGGTCCCGGCGACGGCGACGCTCGGGATCGACCAGCTCGGCCGCCTCTGGGACGCCCCCGGGTGGCCGGGCGCGACCGACGCCGCGGCGATGGAGGTCGACGACCTGAGGGTGTACACCGGCGCGCTCGACGCGCAGGCGGTCGCCGACCTGTACTCCGAGGTCTCGCCCGAGGAGGGGCCGCACGTCGAGGTCGAGGCGCAGGTGCGCTGCCTGGCCGGTCGTGCCGCTGTCGCGGTGCGCGCGCTCAACACGGACGACACGACGCTCGACGTGGTGCTCGCGACCCCGTGGGGGACGCGGACGGTCGCCGCGGTCGCGCCCGGCGCCTCGGCGTACCAGACGTTCTCGACGCGGTCGGTGTCCGTCCCGGCGTCGACCGCGACCGTGACGGCGAGGGTGGCGGGTGCGCTCGACGGGCCGCCCACCGTGGTGGACGTCGACCTGGCCGCGACCGCCTGCGGCTGA
- a CDS encoding ferritin-like fold-containing protein, translating into MSDTEHVSPTTLSTVDHADAVELLGLVAYTELASFGRLAGDAAHAPTLRQRQALSRLAAAMLDRQERVLVRVDELGGDSADCMTAFDGLFDDFDARTRPSTWWEGILKGYVGQGVADDFCLLAAQGLDERSRAVVVDALTQDTPAQRYAPVIADAAAADPVLASRLALWGRRLVGEALGVVGVVLSRRPALARLVAAGVDAVAADAPDGPGNGPAPATQSWVFSRLTAEHSRRMDRLGLAA; encoded by the coding sequence ATGAGCGACACCGAGCACGTGAGCCCCACGACCCTGTCCACCGTGGACCACGCGGACGCGGTCGAGCTGCTCGGCCTCGTCGCGTACACCGAGCTCGCGAGCTTCGGGCGCCTCGCGGGCGACGCCGCGCACGCGCCCACGCTGCGCCAGCGACAGGCGCTCTCGCGGCTCGCGGCGGCCATGCTCGACCGGCAGGAGCGCGTGCTCGTGCGCGTCGACGAGCTGGGCGGAGACTCAGCCGACTGCATGACGGCCTTCGACGGCCTCTTCGACGACTTCGACGCCCGCACGCGTCCCAGCACGTGGTGGGAGGGGATCCTCAAGGGGTACGTGGGCCAGGGCGTCGCGGACGACTTCTGCCTGCTCGCCGCGCAGGGCCTCGACGAGCGTTCGCGCGCCGTCGTCGTGGACGCGCTCACCCAGGACACGCCGGCTCAGCGCTACGCGCCGGTCATCGCGGACGCCGCCGCCGCGGACCCCGTGCTCGCGTCCCGCCTCGCGCTGTGGGGTCGGCGGCTCGTCGGCGAGGCGCTCGGCGTCGTCGGCGTCGTCCTGTCCCGGCGCCCGGCGCTCGCGCGGCTGGTCGCCGCGGGGGTGGACGCCGTGGCCGCCGACGCGCCGGACGGTCCAGGGAACGGCCCCGCGCCCGCGACCCAGTCCTGGGTCTTCTCGCGCCTCACCGCCGAGCACTCCCGCCGCATGGACCGCCTCGGCCTCGCCGCCTGA
- a CDS encoding CynX/NimT family MFS transporter — protein MSGLRRPLGLGAVLAIVLAALNLRPAVVAISPLLGEIRLDEGLSATAAGVLTTLPVLCFGLLAPVAPVLARRWGLERALFVSLVVLCVGFALRLVPETWGLFAGTVVAGCAIGLGNVLLPALIKRDFADRIGLMTGLYSMALSGGAALAAGLTLPVAAAAGLDWRGALATWGVLAVLGVLVWVPRALRPDPAGSTAFGAGAGAARSAVWRSPLAWAVTVVMGMQSLSFYAVNAWLPEIMVAQGWTPEAGGWLLALCNLAGILGSFVTPVLAGRMRRQRGIGVVLVVLVGTGLLGLALAPGAAALWVVLVGLGQGGGISLALTLMALRARDAAHTSELSGMAQSAGYLLAATGPLGLGLAHDATGAWTLPLLLLVAAAAVQGAAVWFAGRDAHVH, from the coding sequence GTGAGCGGGCTGCGCCGCCCGCTGGGGCTCGGCGCGGTCCTCGCGATCGTCCTCGCGGCGCTCAACCTGCGGCCCGCCGTCGTCGCGATCTCCCCGCTCCTGGGGGAGATCCGGCTCGACGAGGGTCTGAGCGCGACCGCGGCGGGCGTGCTCACGACCCTGCCCGTCCTGTGCTTCGGCCTCCTGGCGCCGGTCGCGCCCGTGCTCGCGCGCCGGTGGGGGCTCGAACGTGCGCTCTTCGTGAGCCTCGTCGTGCTGTGCGTCGGGTTCGCCCTGCGGCTCGTCCCGGAGACGTGGGGGCTCTTCGCCGGGACCGTCGTCGCCGGGTGCGCCATCGGCCTCGGGAACGTGCTGCTGCCCGCCCTCATCAAGCGCGACTTCGCCGACCGCATCGGCCTCATGACGGGGCTCTACTCGATGGCGCTCTCGGGTGGCGCGGCGCTCGCCGCGGGCCTCACGCTCCCGGTCGCGGCTGCGGCGGGGCTCGACTGGCGCGGTGCGCTCGCGACGTGGGGCGTGCTCGCCGTCCTCGGCGTGCTCGTGTGGGTGCCGCGCGCGCTGCGGCCCGACCCGGCCGGCTCGACGGCGTTCGGCGCCGGGGCCGGCGCCGCTCGTTCCGCGGTGTGGCGCAGCCCGCTCGCCTGGGCGGTCACCGTCGTCATGGGCATGCAGTCGCTGTCGTTCTACGCCGTCAACGCGTGGCTGCCCGAGATCATGGTCGCGCAGGGGTGGACGCCGGAGGCGGGCGGCTGGCTCCTCGCACTGTGCAACCTCGCGGGGATCCTCGGGTCGTTCGTGACCCCGGTCCTCGCCGGGCGGATGCGCCGGCAGCGGGGCATCGGCGTCGTGCTCGTCGTGCTCGTCGGGACGGGCTTGCTCGGGTTGGCGCTCGCCCCCGGCGCGGCGGCGCTCTGGGTCGTGCTGGTCGGCCTCGGTCAGGGCGGCGGCATCAGCCTCGCGCTCACCCTCATGGCCCTGCGGGCGCGCGACGCGGCGCACACGTCCGAGCTCTCCGGCATGGCGCAGAGCGCGGGGTACCTGCTCGCCGCGACCGGGCCGCTCGGCCTCGGCCTCGCGCACGACGCGACCGGTGCCTGGACCCTCCCGCTCCTGCTGCTCGTCGCGGCGGCCGCCGTCCAGGGTGCCGCCGTCTGGTTCGCGGGGCGCGACGCACACGTTCACTAG
- a CDS encoding glycoside hydrolase family 18 protein: MDPTTPRRRRLRLRLRPRRILALVASATLVGTLLTGITAATAADTEIALNGGFESGLSGWTCSGSTGQPTASPVRSGTGALRATPAGADNARCSQTVAVQPSSTYTLSAWVQGSYVYLGASGATAQPVSTWTPSAATWQRLSVTFTTTSTATSATIYLHGWYGQPAYVADDVSLVGPGGGTTQPPATPTGLAAGTPTASSVPLTWGAVAGATGYAVYRDGTRVATTTAPSTTVTGLAASTSYSFQVTATNAVGESPRSPAVTVRTTSGTTQPPAAPTGLTAGTPTASSVPLTWGAVTGATGYAVYRDGVRVSTTTSPTATVTGLAASTSYSFQVTATNAGGESPRSTAVTATTAGRTGGGLPEHALVGYLHASFANGSGYTRMADVPDSWDVINLAFGEPTTVTSGDIRFSLCPQTECPNVESVAEFKAAIAAKRAAGKKVLLSIGGQNGQVQLTTTAARDAFVASVSSIIDTYGLDGVDIDFEGHSLYLNTGDTDFRNPTTPVIVNLISALKTLTARYGDDFVLTMAPETFFVQNGYQFYGSGPWGGQDPRCGAYLPVIHALRDELTLLHVQHYNSGPIMGLDDQYHTMGGADFHIAMTDMLLTGFPVARDASKTFPALRPDQVAIGLPASTHAGNGHTSPAQVDQALDCLTKGTGCGSYQTHGRWPALRGLMTWSINWDRFNGWEFSRNFDEYWP; the protein is encoded by the coding sequence ATGGACCCCACCACCCCACGACGACGGCGGCTGCGGCTGCGACTGCGACCGCGTAGGATCCTCGCCCTGGTCGCCTCGGCGACGCTCGTCGGGACGCTGCTCACCGGGATCACGGCGGCCACCGCCGCCGACACGGAGATCGCCCTCAACGGCGGGTTCGAGTCGGGGCTGTCCGGGTGGACCTGCTCCGGATCGACGGGGCAGCCGACCGCGAGCCCCGTGCGCTCCGGCACGGGCGCGCTCCGGGCGACGCCCGCCGGCGCCGACAACGCGCGGTGCTCGCAGACCGTGGCCGTGCAGCCCTCCTCGACGTACACGCTCAGCGCGTGGGTCCAGGGCTCGTACGTGTACCTCGGGGCGAGCGGGGCCACGGCGCAGCCCGTCTCGACGTGGACGCCGTCGGCCGCGACCTGGCAGCGCCTCAGCGTCACGTTCACCACGACGTCGACGGCGACGTCCGCGACGATCTACCTGCACGGCTGGTACGGCCAGCCCGCCTACGTGGCCGACGACGTCAGCCTTGTCGGTCCGGGCGGCGGCACGACCCAGCCGCCCGCCACGCCCACCGGCCTCGCCGCCGGGACGCCCACCGCCAGCAGCGTCCCCCTCACGTGGGGCGCCGTGGCCGGGGCCACCGGGTACGCCGTCTACCGCGACGGCACCAGGGTCGCCACCACCACGGCCCCGTCGACCACCGTCACCGGCCTCGCCGCCTCCACCTCCTACTCCTTCCAGGTCACCGCGACCAACGCCGTCGGCGAGTCCCCCCGCTCCCCCGCCGTCACCGTGAGGACGACGAGCGGCACGACGCAGCCGCCCGCGGCGCCCACGGGGCTCACGGCCGGGACACCCACGGCGAGCAGCGTCCCCCTCACCTGGGGCGCCGTGACCGGAGCCACCGGGTACGCCGTCTACCGCGACGGCGTCCGTGTCTCGACCACGACGAGCCCGACCGCGACCGTGACCGGCCTCGCGGCGTCCACCTCCTACTCCTTCCAGGTCACCGCGACCAACGCCGGCGGCGAGTCCCCCCGCTCCACCGCGGTCACGGCGACGACTGCCGGCAGGACCGGCGGCGGGCTCCCCGAGCACGCTCTCGTCGGGTACCTGCACGCGTCGTTCGCCAACGGCTCGGGCTACACGCGCATGGCGGACGTCCCGGACTCGTGGGACGTCATCAACCTCGCGTTCGGCGAGCCGACGACGGTCACGTCCGGAGACATCCGGTTCAGCCTGTGCCCGCAGACCGAGTGCCCGAACGTCGAGTCGGTCGCGGAGTTCAAGGCCGCCATCGCCGCGAAGCGTGCGGCGGGCAAGAAGGTGCTCCTGTCGATCGGCGGCCAGAACGGCCAGGTGCAGCTCACGACGACCGCCGCGCGCGACGCGTTCGTCGCCTCGGTGAGCTCGATCATCGACACCTACGGGCTGGACGGGGTCGACATCGACTTCGAGGGCCACTCGCTGTACCTGAACACGGGCGACACGGACTTCCGCAACCCGACCACCCCCGTGATCGTCAACCTCATCTCTGCGCTCAAGACCCTCACGGCGCGCTACGGGGACGACTTCGTGCTGACGATGGCACCGGAGACGTTCTTCGTCCAGAACGGCTACCAGTTCTACGGCTCGGGGCCGTGGGGCGGCCAGGACCCGCGCTGCGGCGCGTACCTCCCGGTGATCCACGCGCTGCGCGACGAGCTGACGCTGCTCCACGTCCAGCACTACAACTCGGGCCCGATCATGGGACTCGACGACCAGTACCACACGATGGGCGGTGCGGACTTCCACATCGCCATGACGGACATGCTGCTCACCGGCTTCCCCGTCGCGCGCGACGCGTCCAAGACGTTCCCCGCGCTGCGCCCGGACCAGGTCGCGATCGGCCTGCCGGCGAGCACGCACGCCGGCAACGGCCACACGTCGCCCGCCCAGGTCGACCAGGCCCTGGACTGCCTCACGAAGGGCACGGGCTGCGGGTCGTACCAGACCCACGGGCGCTGGCCCGCGCTCCGCGGGCTCATGACGTGGTCGATCAACTGGGACCGCTTCAACGGGTGGGAGTTCTCCCGGAACTTCGACGAGTACTGGCCGTGA
- a CDS encoding FadR/GntR family transcriptional regulator has product MNHAIVPPRKVSELVVERLSERIACGEWPVGTRIPPEPELVAELGVGRNTVREAVRALEHAGVLEPRRGDGTYVRAADGLDAALVRRARTADAFHVLDVRAILERGAARAAAVRQDPDAITRLDAALAVQTQSRDADEDAFQAADVAFHAEVVRAAGNPLLADLYDGLDHALVRTYPSGIRRRHDRDVPGHEEVVAAIRAGDAAAAERAVTATIDAVRAQLVEAVADEGPGRRDRGAGAGA; this is encoded by the coding sequence GTGAACCACGCGATCGTCCCTCCCCGCAAGGTGTCCGAGCTCGTCGTCGAACGGCTCAGCGAGCGCATCGCGTGCGGGGAGTGGCCCGTCGGCACCCGCATCCCGCCCGAGCCCGAGCTCGTCGCCGAGCTCGGCGTGGGTCGTAACACCGTGCGCGAGGCCGTGCGCGCCCTCGAGCACGCCGGCGTCCTCGAACCCCGGCGCGGCGACGGCACGTACGTCCGCGCGGCGGACGGCCTCGACGCCGCCCTGGTCCGCCGCGCCCGGACGGCGGACGCCTTCCACGTGCTCGACGTGCGCGCGATCCTCGAACGCGGGGCGGCGCGCGCCGCGGCCGTGCGACAGGACCCCGACGCGATCACCCGGCTGGACGCGGCGCTCGCGGTCCAGACGCAGTCCCGCGACGCCGACGAGGACGCGTTCCAGGCCGCCGACGTCGCGTTCCACGCCGAGGTCGTGCGCGCGGCGGGCAACCCCCTGCTCGCCGACCTCTACGACGGCCTCGACCACGCGCTCGTGCGTACGTACCCCTCCGGGATCCGGCGGCGGCACGACCGCGACGTCCCCGGGCACGAGGAGGTCGTGGCCGCGATCCGCGCGGGTGACGCCGCCGCGGCCGAGCGCGCGGTGACCGCGACGATCGACGCCGTGCGGGCCCAGCTCGTCGAGGCGGTCGCGGACGAGGGGCCGGGGCGACGCGACCGGGGCGCGGGGGCCGGGGCGTGA
- a CDS encoding beta-N-acetylhexosaminidase, which produces MRRTLGVLTVVVAGGVAVLAGCTPTPGAAPSGQGLGLVPLPASVEVSGGEPFVLDDGTRVVVDVSAGSAVGQDGAVRVGELLADELRTPTGLGLAVETTRDDGGTEGSTEGDAVVLRIDAGGESWEPHGLLDDPADEAYILEVTEDAVVVSGTTPAGLYRGTRTLLQLLPPEVESPAPADGVAWEVPAVEIADEPRYAYRGAMLDVARRFFPVEDVKRFVDHLADYRLNVLHLHLTDDQGWRFPVDGLPELTDVGGRTQEGWPPGTGGPWSYTPQEYAEIVAYAAERYVTVVPEVDGPGHTLAAQSAIGSLRCDGTPGEPYWGPEVNNPIVCSSDENMPAVRGYLETVLAAVVAQNPGPYVHVGGDEAPDPEEGWYENYAAAANEIVAGHGRTVVGWHQWAQGTTLPAGSLVQYWGVGEHNRPLVGTERETEDVREVRAALAAGADLVMSPADRTYLDMKYDDLTPYGLEWAGRIDLERAYDWDPETELTSTLDPERQVDVAGRVAGVEAPLWSDRSYPDSLTHLPTSTDEFVEPVVYLDHMTFPRLPALAEVAWTAQADRDYAAFEARLVPHAARWDAAGIGWNRVHDVRWDD; this is translated from the coding sequence GTGCGACGCACGCTCGGTGTGCTCACCGTGGTCGTGGCGGGCGGGGTCGCGGTCCTCGCCGGCTGCACGCCCACCCCTGGTGCCGCACCGTCCGGGCAGGGCCTCGGGCTCGTCCCGCTCCCGGCCTCGGTCGAGGTCTCGGGCGGGGAGCCGTTCGTGCTCGACGACGGGACCCGGGTCGTCGTCGACGTGTCGGCGGGCAGCGCCGTCGGGCAGGACGGAGCGGTCCGCGTCGGCGAGCTGCTCGCCGACGAGCTGCGGACCCCCACGGGGCTCGGTCTCGCCGTGGAGACGACCCGGGACGACGGTGGGACGGAGGGCTCGACGGAGGGCGATGCCGTGGTGCTGCGGATCGACGCCGGAGGCGAGTCGTGGGAGCCGCACGGGCTGCTCGACGACCCCGCGGACGAGGCGTACATCCTCGAGGTCACCGAGGACGCGGTGGTGGTCTCGGGGACGACGCCCGCGGGCCTCTACCGCGGGACGCGCACCCTGCTGCAGCTCCTCCCGCCCGAGGTCGAGTCCCCGGCACCGGCGGACGGCGTCGCGTGGGAGGTGCCCGCGGTCGAGATCGCGGACGAGCCGCGCTACGCCTACCGGGGCGCGATGCTCGACGTGGCCCGGCGCTTCTTCCCCGTCGAGGACGTCAAGCGGTTCGTCGACCACCTCGCGGACTACCGGCTCAACGTCCTGCACCTGCACCTCACCGACGACCAGGGGTGGCGGTTCCCGGTCGACGGCCTGCCCGAGCTGACCGACGTCGGCGGACGGACGCAGGAGGGCTGGCCGCCGGGGACCGGGGGGCCGTGGTCGTACACGCCGCAGGAGTACGCGGAGATCGTCGCGTACGCCGCCGAGCGGTACGTCACCGTCGTCCCCGAGGTCGACGGTCCGGGGCACACGCTCGCCGCCCAGTCCGCGATCGGGTCGCTGCGGTGCGACGGGACGCCCGGCGAACCGTACTGGGGCCCCGAGGTGAACAACCCCATCGTCTGCTCGAGCGACGAGAACATGCCGGCCGTGCGTGGCTACCTCGAGACCGTGCTCGCGGCCGTCGTCGCGCAGAACCCCGGGCCGTACGTCCACGTCGGCGGCGACGAGGCGCCGGACCCGGAGGAGGGCTGGTACGAGAACTACGCCGCGGCGGCGAACGAGATCGTCGCGGGGCACGGCCGGACGGTCGTCGGGTGGCACCAGTGGGCGCAGGGCACGACCCTGCCCGCGGGCAGCCTCGTCCAGTACTGGGGAGTCGGCGAGCACAACCGTCCGCTCGTCGGGACGGAGCGGGAGACCGAGGACGTGCGGGAGGTGCGGGCCGCGCTCGCCGCGGGGGCCGACCTCGTCATGTCTCCGGCGGACCGGACGTACCTCGACATGAAGTACGACGACCTGACGCCCTACGGCCTCGAGTGGGCGGGCCGGATCGACCTCGAGCGCGCCTACGACTGGGACCCCGAGACCGAGCTGACGTCGACGCTCGACCCGGAGCGGCAGGTCGACGTCGCGGGGCGCGTCGCGGGGGTCGAGGCGCCGCTCTGGTCGGACCGGTCGTACCCGGACAGCCTCACCCACCTGCCGACGAGCACCGACGAGTTCGTCGAGCCGGTCGTCTACCTCGACCACATGACGTTCCCCCGGCTGCCCGCGCTCGCCGAGGTCGCGTGGACGGCGCAGGCCGACCGCGACTACGCGGCGTTCGAGGCGCGCCTGGTCCCGCACGCGGCCCGGTGGGACGCCGCGGGGATCGGCTGGAACCGCGTGCACGACGTGCGCTGGGACGACTGA